The Rhodothermia bacterium genome segment TCAAAAACCAAATCATTTAAAGGCTTAGTGGCGATTTCCAATGTCGGTAACCGCTTTGGCTTCCGTTTAAGTTGTTCTTTCAGGCCGTCAATGTGGTTCACATAAACATGGGCATCAACCAAGGTGTGAACAAACTCCCCAATTTGTAAGCCTACCTCCTGCGCAATGGCTTGCGTGAGCAGTGCATAACATGCCAGATTAAATGGCACACCCAATGCAATATCTGCACTTCGTTGTGTAAGGTGGCAATTTAATGTCATAGGATTGCCGTGTTCATCTGGCTGAACATTCAGTACCCATGTAAAATGGCAAGGCGGCAATTTACTGACCGTCGCGTTCGCCGGATGCCAAGCTGAAACCACTAAGCGGCGGGAGAACGGATTCCGTTTTAATTCGTTTATCACGAACCCAATTTGATCGAATGAGAACGACCCATCGGCCTCTTTTTTTGTATGTGGGTTTTGATCGGTTGCCCAAGCCTCAACACCTAACGCTTCAGCCATTGCCGGAATCGGAAAGCGTCGCCAAAAACGCCCATAAGCAGTTTCCAAGTTACCGTCCGCATCCGCCCAGTCATTCCAAATCTTGGTGTATTGGCGCAAATCTCGGATATGGTCATCGCCAGACAGATACCACAAGGTTTCCCGCAACATGGCATCAAAAAACACTTTCTTGGTGGTGAGTAGCGGGTAGCCGTCGGCAAGGTCAACGCGGTAATTTTGCGCAAAACATGAAAGGGTGTCTATGCCCGTTCTGTTTGGCTTGCGTTTACCGTTGGTCAAGACGGTTTCTATGAGGTCTAAGTATGCTTGCACAGTAGTGGATATGGGTTTCGGAATCTTCGCCTGTTTAGATGCTACGGCGTTCGTAAGGTTGGAAGATAGTGTTTGAGGGAGAGAGGGTCGTTAATTTTACCCACTTTTTTACTCGGAGCATTGATAATAAAACAGAAAGCCAAATCTAAAACAGATTTGGCTTGTTAACCAGCGGAAGGAGTCATTTTTAGGATTATTCAATCGGCATTCCAGCACTTCCCCAAGCCTGAATACCGCCACTAAGGTTGGTAACGGATTTAAAACCCATGCTACTCATTACTTCTGCGGCGCGTGCGCTCCGGCTTCCTACCGCACAATAGAGTAAAACCGGTTTTTCTTTGTCCAGCAGTTGTACCCGATTTTCGAAGCCCGGCGCCATAATGTCTATGTTACGCGCTTTGGCCAAGTGTCCCATACCAAATTCTTGTGCCGTCCGGACGTCCACAACTTGCGCATCGGGTTGTTTTACCGCTTCCGCAAAGGCTACAACGTCGGCCTCGGTAATGCCTCCAGCAGTTGTCCCTGTCGTTTGGGATGGCTTGTTACAAGCTGCCACAAAGAGAAGTATAAATAAAAGAAATAAACGCATTTTGTTATTTTTTGCTCTTATAAGAATAGTGCCCACTTCGTTGTCATAGAACAAAGCCGAAGTGGGCATTCCTGTTACCATTAATATAAATCAAAATTAGGCGGCTACAGCCTCTTCGGCAAGCCTTAAGCCATTTTCTACGGCATCGTCAATATAGACCACATCAAATCCACGTCGTTTAAGGTATGAAACGGCTGAAGCAGCACGTGCACCGGATTTGCAATGGACGGCAATGGTGCGGTTTTGTGGTACTTCTGCGAGGCGAGGGATCAGGCGGGTATAAGCCAAGTTGTGTGCTTCCGGTAAGTGGCCTTCTTCAAACTCGGTTACGTTGCGCACATCCAAAATAAAGGCGTTCGTTTGGTCTAATACTTCCGGCAGTTTGTCGAACTTAATCCGCGTAATGTGCTCTGTTGGTTGGAGTTCATCCACATATTGCCCCCAGACTTCTGGTGTAACGTACCCGACGACCTCGTCAAGTCCTACCCGTACAAGATCCCGAACGGCTTCGTCCACATGGTTTTCGGCAATCAATAAAGCCATTTTTTGTCCAGCTTCGATCAATGAACCAGCCACGGTATTGAATGTTTTATTGAACGGTGCATAAATGGCTCCGGCTGCATGTGATGCTGCAAATGCGTCTCGGTCAAATCTTGTATCCACCAATACATTGGCTTTATCCGCAAGGAATGCCTTTAAATCTGCTACGCTAAAGGCTTTGGGAACGGGCATTTGCCCTAAAATGTCCCAACCCTCTTTATTCATTTTTTTCATCCGTGCAAAATACAAGGGCGGCTCAGGTTGGCCATCCAAGATAAAGTCCACAAATTCTTGCTCGGATTTGGCTGCAAAAGAGACGGAGGCATTGAAGCGTTTTTCATAACCAACCGTGGTGTCAGGGATTGCACCAAGGGCTTTCCCACAGGCCGATCCGGCTCCGTGCCCCGGCCAGAGTTTGATGTAGTCTGGCATATCAAAAAAGTCTTGTAAGGTGTTGTACAAAACCCGTGCGGAGCTATCCATTGCACCAACCACACCAGCAGCACTTTCAAGCAGGTCTGGCCGGCCTACATCTCCGACAAAAATATAGTCTCCGGTGGCCATGCCCATCGGCTCGGTTGCACCTCCGCCAATGTCTGTTACCAAGAAGCAAACATGCTCTGGCGTATGCCCTGGTGTTTTTACGACTTTGATCTCGATATTGCCCACCCTAAAAACATCACCGTCTTTTATGAAAACAGCGTCATAGTTATTGTCTTTTGCCCACTCATACTTCCAGTTTACATCCCCTTCGTCCGATACATAAACTTTTATCCCTTGCGAAGCCAATTCGCGCATACCAGATGCAAAATCGGCATGGATATGTGTTTCTGCGGCGGCTACCAACTTCAGCCCTTCGGCGGCGGCGGCTTTGTGATAGGTGTCCACATCACGTTCTGGGTCTATAATAAGCGCTTCGCCGGTGCGTTGGCACCCAATTAGGAAGGCATTTTGTGCCAACTTGGTGTCGGTGATCATCTTAAAGAACATGGTCGTTAAGGTTTAAATGGTTCGTATTTCATGGAAGGGGCAGTCGCAGAGTTTCGCTTCTTTGATCCGGCCTATTACAAATTGTAACAACTTGTAATAACAAGATACATTAAGTAAAATCGTTTGTCAAACTTTTTTTGTGAAGGAACGACAAAGTAGGTTTATTGTTTGAACATTGGCTGAAATTCCTGCACAGCCAGCCCGCTGTGTACACGCTCTAAGAGCATACAATAGGCCACTTCTTGGTTGTTATAATACCGATCTTGTACATAAATAGGTTTGTCACCGTGCGTAAAAACGGTTCTACGGATGTAGAGCACGGGATTGCTTTCGGGAATGTTGAGGTGGCGGGCAACCGTGGGAGGTGTGAAAATGGCTTCAATCTGGTAACGTCCGGATACCACTTCTATACCATATTGTTCTTCCAAAATCTGGAAAAGGGTCTGTGTTTCGAGGGTTTTCTGATCCAAAAATTGGCCGTACATCAAAGGAAGCCAAGTGGTATCGCAGGCAATGGGGCGGTTATCCCCTAAGCGAATACGGTCTAAGCGAACCAAGTCGTTTGCCGGGTCTTGTTGGAGGGCTTGTGAGATTTCTAAAGCAGATTTCTCCCTCCCAAAGTGAAGCACGCGGCTGGAGGCGAGCATTCCGGCAGCGGCCATATCTTCCGCAAAATCGGTTACACGCATCAAAGGCTGTTTAACAGGGTTAGGGCGGACAAAGGAGCCTACGCCCTGACGCCGGAAGATGAGGGCCTCGGTCTCTAATGTTCGGAGTGCATGGCGAACCGTTACACGGCTTACATCAAACTTACGGCAGATTTCGCTCTCGGAGGGGAGTTGCACGTTTGGGCCAAAGACACCGCTTTTAATCTGGTTTCGGAGCCAATCAGCCACTTGTTCGTGTCGGGCTTGGGGGAGTACTTCCATTTTAGTGTGGGTAGGATATATTAAAAGCCTTGTTATTACACGTTAGTACGATGGTGGTTTGGAAGGGTTCCCACTTTGTTATCTGATCACCATCATCCATTCTGCTGGGCTTGTTGGTGTATTTTGCCGAATTTGGTCTAAGGAGCACCGCAGCAATTCTCCCATACGGGTACAACGTCTGAAAACATCGCTATTGTAATGTTTAGCCAACTGCTCGCCCAAAATCGTGACATTTTCAGGATGTGAAATAACATCCATCGTCATCACATCCAAAAGATACTCCAAGCGGGTACGGGATACGGTCATCCTTTGGCTGATCAAAGCACGTTCTTCACGTTGGTATTGTAAGGCGGATTTGGTGTCCAATAGGTTTAGCCCCAGCTTTACCAAAGATAGGTTCTGGGTATAAAATTGTGGGAGGTAAACATTTTTTTTCCAATGATAAGACTGCTGGTCGAAGTCTATGGGCCGCATCCGATAATGCCATTTTTCAAAGTCCTTCGTCATATCTACCACAAAATTGCCGGAGTGCATATCGCCCAAAAGCCGTACAAAACAACGCTCATTGAACTTAACAAACTCTTTAGCCAAACGTACTTGGTCGAATTTATTGGGGGGGATATTTTCCCGCATAAAGGCATCTGCCGGAATACCAATGATGTGTTCCTCGATAACAGTGGTGCCGTGGATAAAATAATTTAGCCGATTTGGGGATAGAATATGCTCCAATTCTAAACCATAAATCCGGTTGGCATCCGTTCGCTTCACGTAATAATAATCAATATTATCGTTCATCCGATTGATCACCCTGATCCGAAAAGGCATGGTATTCCCGTAGAGGCACAAGTCCACGCGGTCTATGTCTAAGTGTTCGATAATTTGTCGGTCACGGTGCCCATACAAAATGGCATAGGTAACGCGAAGGCTATCATAAATTTCCTTCATCTCGCTGGGGGCATAGTACACCGTGGACCAAAGGGTGTCTTTACCTGTTTCGTCA includes the following:
- the thyA gene encoding thymidylate synthase, with product MQAYLDLIETVLTNGKRKPNRTGIDTLSCFAQNYRVDLADGYPLLTTKKVFFDAMLRETLWYLSGDDHIRDLRQYTKIWNDWADADGNLETAYGRFWRRFPIPAMAEALGVEAWATDQNPHTKKEADGSFSFDQIGFVINELKRNPFSRRLVVSAWHPANATVSKLPPCHFTWVLNVQPDEHGNPMTLNCHLTQRSADIALGVPFNLACYALLTQAIAQEVGLQIGEFVHTLVDAHVYVNHIDGLKEQLKRKPKRLPTLEIATKPLNDLVFEDFKLIGYDHHPYLKFEVAV
- a CDS encoding rhodanese-like domain-containing protein produces the protein MPTSALFYDNEVGTILIRAKNNKMRLFLLFILLFVAACNKPSQTTGTTAGGITEADVVAFAEAVKQPDAQVVDVRTAQEFGMGHLAKARNIDIMAPGFENRVQLLDKEKPVLLYCAVGSRSARAAEVMSSMGFKSVTNLSGGIQAWGSAGMPIE
- a CDS encoding MBL fold metallo-hydrolase, producing the protein MFFKMITDTKLAQNAFLIGCQRTGEALIIDPERDVDTYHKAAAAEGLKLVAAAETHIHADFASGMRELASQGIKVYVSDEGDVNWKYEWAKDNNYDAVFIKDGDVFRVGNIEIKVVKTPGHTPEHVCFLVTDIGGGATEPMGMATGDYIFVGDVGRPDLLESAAGVVGAMDSSARVLYNTLQDFFDMPDYIKLWPGHGAGSACGKALGAIPDTTVGYEKRFNASVSFAAKSEQEFVDFILDGQPEPPLYFARMKKMNKEGWDILGQMPVPKAFSVADLKAFLADKANVLVDTRFDRDAFAASHAAGAIYAPFNKTFNTVAGSLIEAGQKMALLIAENHVDEAVRDLVRVGLDEVVGYVTPEVWGQYVDELQPTEHITRIKFDKLPEVLDQTNAFILDVRNVTEFEEGHLPEAHNLAYTRLIPRLAEVPQNRTIAVHCKSGARAASAVSYLKRRGFDVVYIDDAVENGLRLAEEAVAA
- a CDS encoding GntR family transcriptional regulator; its protein translation is MEVLPQARHEQVADWLRNQIKSGVFGPNVQLPSESEICRKFDVSRVTVRHALRTLETEALIFRRQGVGSFVRPNPVKQPLMRVTDFAEDMAAAGMLASSRVLHFGREKSALEISQALQQDPANDLVRLDRIRLGDNRPIACDTTWLPLMYGQFLDQKTLETQTLFQILEEQYGIEVVSGRYQIEAIFTPPTVARHLNIPESNPVLYIRRTVFTHGDKPIYVQDRYYNNQEVAYCMLLERVHSGLAVQEFQPMFKQ